CTGCCACCCCCATTACCCCATCCCTCTGATTCTGGCCTCCCTCAGCCCAACGTAGACTGGCTGAAGCTCTGAAGAGGCACCGTTCGGGGCTCAAGTCTAAGAATTGGGTCTACAAGGTGTGTGTTTTGGGGTGGGGGCAAGAGGCTTTTCAGGGCCAGCTCAGGCCTGGGTAAGGGGCAGGCTGAGTGGCAGAGAAGAGTGTAAACAGGGTTCCACACACCTGATTTCCCATCCTTGTTTCAGATCCTTGGGGGCTTTGCCTCTGGGCAAAAGGAGACCACCCCACCCTCAGATAGCCTTCCATCCCTCCCTGAGCCAGATGGGAGACTCAAGTGTCTGATCCCAAACCGGGCTGTGTGCCGAGGGGAGCTTTTGGGCTCCGGCTGCTTTGGCATGGTGCACCGAGGGCTGTGGACACTACCCAGCGGCCAGACTGTGAGTGTCCAGGGAGCCTACTTCATTCTGGGATCTTGGGCCAGCTGCCCCCTCTCTGAGGGCCCTCTCTGCTCTGGCCTTGGCTTAACTGTTTGCTCCCGTGCCTGACGGTGCTTCCCCCCACGCCCAGGTCCCAGTGGCTGTCAAGTCCCTCCGGGTGGGTCCCGAAGGTCCCGAGGGCACTGAGCTAGAGGACTTCCTGAGAGAAGTGTCTGTCATGATGAACTTGGAGCATCCACACGTGCTGCGTCTGCACGGCCTTGTACTGGGTCAGCCTCTGCAGATGGTGAGCAAACCCCGACGCTGGTACCTGGGACAGTCCCCGGGCCGATGGGCTACAGGAGAATGAGCGCTAGGGTCTCATGGGGCCGGACCACCGCTCACACCGACATGCTCCTGCAGGTGATGGAGCTGGCgcccctgggctccctgcacGCGCGTCTGACGGCCCCAGCCCCCACGCCCCCGCTGGCCCTGGCCTTGCTCTGCCTCTTCCTGCGGCAGGTGGCGGGGGCCATGGCGTACCTGGGGGCCCGTGGGCTGGTCCACCGAGACCTGGCCACGCGCAACCTGCTGCTGGCTTCACCGCGCACCATCAAGGTGGCTGACTTCGGGCTGGTGCGACCGCTGGGCGGCGCCCGGGGCCGCTACATCATGGGCGGGCCCCGACGCATCCCCTTTGCCTGGTGAGAACCTGGGCGGAGGGGCAGGATCTGGGGGCAGGAGCCGAGGGGGTGGTCCTCTGAGGGAGGCGGGGACTAGAGGAGTCTTCCGGTCTGGAAGGGCCGAGAAAGGAGGACTTTGGAAGGAACGCAGGACGGCAGGCCGCATTAAGGGGGCGTGCCCAGTGGCAGGTGGGCGCTCCGGGCGCACACCCTGCGCACACGTCCGGCCCCCTTCAGCTCCGCTTCCGCAGGTGTGCGCCCGAGAGCCTGCGCCACGGGGCCTTCTCGTCTGCCTCGGACGTGTGGATGTATGGGGTGACGCTGTGGGAGATGTTCGCTGGGGGCGAGGAGCCCTGGGCCGGGGTCCCGCCATACCTCATCCTGCAACGGCTGGAGAAGGACCGAGCCCGCCTGCCCAAGCCTCCTCTCTGCTCCAGGGCCCTCTACACCCTGGCCTTGCGCTGCTGGGCCTCCCACCCTGCTGACCGGCCCACCTTTTCCGACCTAGAGGGGCTGCTTCAAGAGGTGGGAGCTCCTGCCTCCCCGGAAACCCCGTCTCTCTTGCGTCTGCTTCCTTTCCCAGGGTCCCATGCACAAGATGGATGTATACTGACTCCCAGTTTGGGGTCTGGGACCTGACTCTACAGAGCAGATTCATTCCCCACCTTTAGGGTCCTCAGAGCCCCAGGGAGACAGCTGGGGTCTAGTTTCtgctggctgggggctggggaagagagaggggagCCCAGAGCGGCAGGATGCAGTGGGTGTTTGACAGGCAGAGGAAAGGTTCAGCGTGGGAGGGGGAAGTACAGTGACCAAGGTGGCAGAGGCACTTTGGGGGCGCACCAAGGAGGGACTTATAAGACAGGGTAAATAACTGGTGCTAGCACTGAGAACGCTTGGTATGTGTAAGATACTGTACTAAGTGCTCTCCATGTATCCTGATGCATCTTCACTCATTCAGCCCTCACAACAACCCAGCTCGATCTTAGGGAGGGGGCAGTTAAGACACTGACAGTTTAAgtgatttgcctaaggtcacacaggaaGTGGAGGAATGGAGAGCTGCACCAGTCACTGACTGCAGAGCTGTGCCCTAAATCACTATATACTCTAACATTAAAGGAGTTTAGTCCTTAACTCTGAGGACATCTGGGGGCCACGTAAGGGTTGTGAGCAGGAAAGTTACAAGCcatccttatatatatatgtcactctggtttccttggtagtgttagtggtaaagaacccgcctgccatgcaggtgacgtaagagacatgggttctatccctgggttggggaaatccctggaggagggcatggcaacccactccagtattcttgcctggagaaccccatggacagaggagcctggtgggctacagtccatggggttgcaaagagttgaatacaactgaaacgacttagcatagcacatacTCAGGTGTGGTGCAAGAATGGATTAGAAGGATGAGACTGAAGATGGGAAGACCAGTAGACTGCAGTGACTGTGAAGCAGAAGTGAGAGGAAGAGGTCTGGATGAAGGTGGAGGCAGTGGTGCTACAGAGAAGTGGAGAATTCCCAGAGGTGCTTGGGAGGCAGATCTGATGGGCCTGGGTATGGAGTGAAAGTGTACAGGGTGACTCTCCCCTTGGCCCCCTAGATAAAGGCAGGGTCCCcttttgttgcttcctgacccctGGGCTGTGTCCAGCTTGGCATGGAATCCAGGTCTGCCTCCACTGGATTACAACCAAGAGACAGGGACCATTCCCCCCTGGGCCCAGGACACACCTGGTAGGGGTTTGCTTGATGGGTGCATGAACAGTCTCTCCTCTGTTCCCATGACATTACCCTTGTGACTCATGCCACAAGCCCACCCACCCTTTCTTCCTGTCTCTACAGGCCTGGCCTCCTGAGGGACGTTGTGTGAGGGAGGTCATGGAGGCCGGTGCTCTGAGGATGGAGCCTGGTGACCCCATCACTATCATTGAGGGCAGGTGAGGGTCTCATGCCTCCCACCCAGCCCCAGGAGGACACTCTTCCAACCTTCCTGATGCTGGTCCCAGCTCAGCTTCCCCCCAGTTCCTTGAACCCCAGgcctctgcctcctctccccGCCCCAAGCGCTCTACCACAGTCCTGGCCTCCCCCCCTAGAGCCACCGCTGGCCTATAGAGCCCTTttgtattaaagagaaaaaagcatcCCTTCCTCCAGGCAGATGTGGCTCCGTAGCGCACAGCTTGTGAGCTGAATGTGGACTGGGCCCAGCCCCCACTGTCCCCTGGCTCCCAGCCCTTTCACCTCTTCCCACAGCCCTGACTCCACAACCTGGAAGGGCCAGAACGGTCGCACGTTCAAAGTGGGCAGCTTCCCAGCCTCAGCGGTGACACTGGTAGACCCACCAGCCACCCGCCCCATCCTCAGAGGCACCCCTGCCCGGGTAGAGCGACACCAGAGAAACGCAGATGGGTAAGGACATGAAAGAGTTGGGGCCAGAGCTAGGCTAGGGAACCAACCAAGCCCAGCAACTTTTCTGGAAGGGGAGCCTGTGGGGGAAGTGAAGGTGGAGGGGAGAAAGGTGAAGTTGGAGGGAGGTGGGTAAAGATGGAGGGGAGGCTGGACGTGCCTCAGGTCTCAGCCTGCCTGGAGGCcccagagaggggaaggtggAGGGGAAGGGGTAAAGGTGGAGGGGAGGTTGGACGTGCCTCAGGTCTCAGCCTGCTTGGAGGCCCCAGAGATTCTTTGGGGGAGGGCACTGctctctggggtgggggtggagaatgAACTGGAACACTCTCCAACAGGGACAGAGGGAAGGCAAAGCTTCAGGATGCCCCTCAGGCTCGGGGCCAGAGAAGGAATGTGGCTCTGCAGAGGACTAAAGGTGGGCATGGCGGTGGGGACAGCCTGCGGTGTCTCCCAGGAGGTCTGGAATCACCCTCCAACAGTGCCCCTTGCTCTGATTGTATCTGTGATCTCCCCACCTATCGTGTCCTGCCCTTTCTCTGCCTGCTGACATGCTGGCTGGACTTTGGGCAGCATCTCCCCCCTGCAGCCCTGGGCCGCTCTCTGGGCCCCCTGGCTGCCTGGATATGGGCATCCATCCTGCACATCTGGGTTCTGGTCCGCCTGGACAGAGGACCACCCCAAGGACAGCACAGATAGCCAGAGAAAGAAGGCAGCTGGGCTTCCTCTCAAGTTGTGGTTTCTTTCTCAAATATGCAGGCATTTCCAAGAGTCTGGAGTCGGTTCTTTCCCTGGGTCCCCGCCCCACAGGAGGCGGATCGAGCCCCCCTGAACTTCGACATGCCAGAACTGGGCCCCAGGGACCCCCAAGCCGGTCACCCCGCCTTCCCATGGCCACCAGCTCTTCCCAGCCTTCCAGGGAGCGGCCTCCCTGGCCCAAAAGAGAATCCCCCCAGAGTCACCCCATAGGAGCACCTGGAGCCAGCAAAGCCGCCATCCCCTCCGGAGGACCCTTGTCTGACCCTGAGCTGCAGAGGAGGGTTATGGAGGTGAGGTCTCCCTGAAGTGGCCCGGTGTCCAGAGGGGCTACAGACTGGGGAAGGGGCCTAAGTGAGGCTtcgtccccggcaggtggagcTGAGTGTGCACGGAGTCACCCACCAGGAGTGCCAGGCTGCTCTAAGAGCCACCGGGGGAgatgtggtttctgccatacggaACCTCAAGGTAAAGTCCGACCCTTCCCCTGGTTCCCGCCCTTCCTGGCCCTGCTGTCTGGCAGTCAACTGCctatcctcccacccccacaggtAGAGCAGCTTTTCTACCTCAGTAGCTGGTCCAGAGCGGACTGCCGGCGCATCCTGGAGCGTTACCAGTGGGACCTCTCGGCCGCCAGCCGCTATGTCCTGGCCCGGCCCTGAGCTTTGTTCCTTTGGGCACAGACACCAGACAGACCAAGGGCCTGGCCACATGAGACCAGGCAGAAGCAGAACAAGGTCCCAACAGGCCTGTGATAGGTACAGGAGGAGCCCAGCATCGGGCACTGGTGTCTCCTCACCTGCCCCTTGGCCTCTGAGGGCACAAACTCCCTTGGCCATAGGAGGATCTAGTCCACTCTGCCCAACAAGAGGGCATACTTGGAAGAGCGGAGCTGTGCCACATCATACCCACAGGAAGCTTCTGTCACTACAGAAAATGAGCACAAGGCCATTCTGGGTCACGGGAGAAGCCATCCTGAACTGCCACCAGCTACCACACTGGGCTCTGTGGGGGCAGCCATCTTGGATGACTTGGGGAATATGGCCTCAGCTGCCTTGGCGTGGTCTGGGGCCATCATGGGTGATGAAAGGGGCTCTCTTAGACTCAAGGACACATGATCTTGGCAGTGTGGATTATGAGATGGGCCAGACCCTGCCCATCCCAGCTGTCATATTTCCCTTTGTCTCTTCCCACACCCAactctctctcctgccctctcctaTCACATACATCTTCCACTGTGCAAAAAGTTACAAAGTTTATATGAATGTAACATAAAAAGATACAGCTTCCTTCCTGGGACAAGGGAAGGAACAGGTGGTTAAGGCACAGGAAGTTGCAGCAAGCACCAGCTGAGGGAGAGGAAGTTGGCACTGGGGTCCTGGCCCTAGTGGGGAGGTAGGATGCCCTCAGAGTGCCATCGTCTGAGGCTGAATGAATTGGCCAAGCTGATGCAGGGAAAGGGTGGCCAGGTCTGCCATCTTTGGTGCCTTTCCCACCTCCAGCCCTGTCAGAAAACCCGAGTCCTGCATTCTAAGGCCTCATCTGGAGCAGAGACCCTGGAAGGGATTGGGAAGAAGTGGGTAGGGAACATTTGAAAGCCGATATGCCTGCATGCTGAGGGACCACTGGATATGTGGGAAGTAGCAGGGGAAGGGCTCTCATACATACCCTTCTGTAGGGGCCACGGGTGAAGGAGGccaggggagcaggggagggatgGGGCACCAAGCCCCCAgcctctcaggcttccctgtctctcgcCTGCAGTGTACACGGAGGAAAGGGGCTGCCTCTGAGCAGGGGCCAGGGCGAGTGACCATCCTGAATTCTGGTTGAGTTGATGGTCTCCTCACCCAGAGAAGGCCTCTAACTGGTGATGGCAGAGGGTCCAGCGCCTCCTCGCTTCTCGAAGAACATGTAGTCCTGAGGGGAGGGCATGGTCAGCAGGATATCTGGCTGGGCCAGCCTGGCTCAGCTATTACAACCCAGGTCTGGAACCCCAAACCCTTAAAGACTCTGTCCCTGAACCTCTCCTAGCAGGAGGCCAAGAAGCACTCAGAACCTCTGAGTGAGAGCAGAAGGGGTAGTTGGGGGAGGAGCAAGGGCCGCCGACTCACAATGAGGAACGTGGCTCCGAGCAGCACAGCCTTCACCCTCACGTCCAGGTCCAGCGGGAACTGCAGGCCGAAGTCATCTGTGTCAGTGAGGGCTTCTCGGAGCAGGCCCCCCCACTGTTTGCTGATGCGGCCCACACTGCGGGATTCGTCTGGGGTCTTCACCTGgcaggaaagagggaggaagggagatccCACGTGGAAGGGGTGTGCCTGATCTCATCTGTCTCCAGTCCCACTTCCACAGTCCCTGGTTATGAACTGTGCAGGCTGTACACATAGTGAATCCTCCCAAAGCCTTTGGGTTCCATGTGACATCGGGACACTGAGCCACCCGAAGTTACCTTGTGAGTCCACAAGAAAAATCGGGATGGCAACTTGGATCTGTGGCTCTTGAAAGGCCACCCATGATTACTAAACATCAGTGTTGGGAGAAACAGAAGCACAATACAATCTAATCTCCTTAGCGGATGGCCAGTTGCTAGGTTTGTTTTGGTTACCAAAGTCCTTGCCACCAACTGTTGGTGCAGTTTGTGCCCTGTACAGAGTAGCCTGGCCAGAGGGGCTAAAAGAGGCTGCTAAATGCCTGATTGTGctcagccaaccaggctcctagATGGCCCAGAAGGGTGTCCTCTCATCTGCAAGGTAGTGAGGGCTCTGTCTAGTGCAGCATGCAAGCCTCATCCTGGGTGGATACAAGTCCATCcagtgggaggagggggcagtAGAAAGTGGCCTCTGAGGACCAGGGTCTTCACTGGCCTCTCTGAGCCCAGCAGCAACAGGCCCTGCCAATCTGGGTGGTAATTCACAGTGGCCACCTGGACTTTATCCTCCGCTCATTCTCCTGTGGCTAGAACTGGAGTGATGTCCTGCCCATCCCCTTCCCTAAAGATCCTACAGCCCTGGGGCACTTCCTGCAGACCAGTCCCAGGTTGGGCAGGGCCTCTCCCAGCCAGCCCTGTGGTCCCAAGGGCACAACCCCAAATGTGGACCATTCATATTGCATAAGAGGAAGACTGACCTGATGAGAACCATGTAGTCTACATATTCCCATCCAGAGATCACCAAATTATCTCTTTGCCAATGAGTTCCTATCAAAGAAGCTTTCCCCAGGTACCAAGGTGACTCAGTTTCAAAAAGTAACCTTAGGCAGAGCACCTTATCAGAAGCCTTGGAAAGTCTACCAGACTATACCTGTCGTTTCCTCCCTTATCTACACATATAATTATCTCTTAAAGTATTCAAGTGCCTTTATCTTCTAGAAAAGGAGGTGCTTCCCAGGCTTTACTCTTAAATGGTCACCACTTGGATTCTCTAGGCTCCAGGTTGGTGACCAGAATGTATGGTAAGAAGGACATCACCTGGATTTCAGACTAGGGGTGGATGGGTGGACATTTGGCAAGGCAAGCCACAGGATGTTAACAAGTGAAATCAGTGCTTGTTCCAGGGCCTGGGCTCACGAACTCACACACACAGCAGCCATGTGGGCCCAGCCCAAGGCACACTCAATAATCATCCTTCACCCTAAATCCAGCCTGGCCTAAGattatttttctctccctcaACATAAGGTTGCAGATTGCAATCAGCATTGGCCCTTAAGATGAAATCCTCTAAGCCATGTTTTCATAAGACCCTGGTCCATCTTATTTTTGAGTAGAGGAAAGCCAGCAATGTGGTAGGCATCACAGCAGGTTTGGATTAATGAGCTCTTGACTATCCTGCCTCATGAATGCCTTGGTTTATGAAGGTCCCAGGAATCTCCCCTTATTCCTGATACCTCAAAGTTGGTGTCTGTGCCACAGCCACACGTCCAGCAGGGCCCCACCACTCTCAGGAGGGTCTGGCGGTCAGCGTCCTGAATGGAGAACTTGGGGATGAAAGGATGCCAGGTCTGTAGAACATGGCCAATGGTGGTGCCCGGTGGAGCCTGGACTTCCATCTGGAGTGGGAAACAGACACAATCACTGCCAGCCAGGTACCCTGGCCCCCAAACTCTCACCAGTCTAGCTCTATCATCTGTTTCCCCTCATGAGACCTCCCATCCCCATTCACTAGACCACCTGTCTTCCCTCTCACTAGGCCTCCCATCCCACCTGCTGCTGGCCAACTCCAATCAGAAGACGATCTCATCCCATGCCTCACCTAAGTTCTGCCGCCATCACTGGCCAGCCCCTTATCCAAGTTTCTCTCTGGGCTCAGCCTTCTCCACTCACCTCCTGGAGGCCACACGGACAGCAGCTGCAGCCACAGTGGAGGGGGCGGAGCAGGCGCAGCACCTCTCTGTCCCCGGGGTCCACCAGGCGAACCCGCAGGGGCCGGCGGGCACCACAGCACAGCCGGGCACAGCAGTTGCTCTCCTCCGCCGCCTGACCCAGGGGTTGTCCAGCCCCGGAGCGCAGTTCGTAGCGGTTACAGGTCTCCCAGCCCAAGACCGCTGCCAAGGGGTGACATGCTGAGGCTCCGACACCACCGCCTGCCCCAGAGCCCACTATTTGCCCCCGTGATGAGGCCCAACCTATTCCTCCTTCCACTCACTTTCCACTGGCTCAGCCTTCTGGTGAATCAAGATCTGATCAATCTGGAAAGACAGTGGGGGCCAGGCGGACATCAGCTGGCCGGCCTAGTCGCCTGGGCCCCTCCCTGccactcctcccttccttccttccttccttcctccctccctcccactcaccTGCACCAGGAATTCGAGGCCAGAAGGCACCCCTGGCAATGGCAAGAAGGGGGCAGCTGGTCCCGGGGCCCCAGGGCCAGGCGAGGGGAAGAGAGCAAAGCCCGGCGCAGGGGCAGGCACGTGGACAGGCACTGGTGCCTGCCCGGGCCCGGACACctggccaggcccaggcccaggatGCAGTGCCGGCTCCGGGTATCCAGCAGTCACAGGGTAGGGAGGTGGGGGCGAAGGGGCATAGCCTTTGGGGGGCAAGTAGCCTGTGGGGGGGACAAGAGTAGGTTAGAAGGGGTCCCTGACTTCATCCCTTTACCCCTTGGCCCACAGGCCGCGAGGCTGCGGGGAAAATGTGAtgagaagagaatgagaaagatggGGCGGGGGAGCAGGGCGGCGGCTTCtcggggaggaagggaggggccccACACAGCCAGTCCGAGCACATTCCCGGAGGATGCGTCTGACACCGAGCTACCAAGTCCGTGGGGGGATAACGGAGACCCTCGACCTTGCGCCCACTTACCTGCCATGGGAGAGGGGCGAGGATTCGCGGGATGTCTGTGTCCCAGAGGTTTAGTTCTAGAAGTGGAGGCAAGCTCGAAGACAGCAGACAGACACAAAGACAGACACAAAGACCGACAGGCAAACGCGGAGAGGCAGCTGCGCCCAGCGCCGGCCCAGGGTCTCTAGGGCGGCGCGTCTGACTCGGGGAGAAACCGAAAGTGTCAGCGGGCAAGGCGGGGGCACTGGGACCCTGGATTCCCGCAGGGGCCCCAGTACCGCCCCCTCCCTTTGTTCTCCCATTCTCCGCGTAGGCGGCTGTTGGCAGACGGCAGGACAGATGGGCCTGCAGTCAGACCGACGACCCGACCTCGAAAGAGGTCTCCTGACCCCTCTGTTCCCCCTGCTCACCTGAAGCCCCTAGAATAGCCCGGGTGCCCAGCACTCGGCGGCCCAAGGAGCTAGTGGAGGCGGGCCCAGAGGTGACTCCGCCCCCGACCcgtccaggccccgcccctcccggccAGAGCGGCGCGCCTGCGCAGAAAGAATGCCTGCTTGCTTTCCTGTGGGGCCGCAGAGCTCAGGCCACCCACTCCGTGGCTTGGCGGGCGTCCCCGCCCTTTCCGCTCGGATGCTGAAGCTCGCCTGGGAGGGCAGCCGGGTGAGACCTAGCCCTGCGACCCCCGCCAGTTCTGCGGGCGGAGAGTGACCAGTGACCCTTAGTGGGAGCGAGGGCCGCTCGCGCGGCGctggaccccaggctcctcctcctgaGGGCGGTTCGGTCCTCGCTGACGCAGCCGAGCACCCTATACTCTCACCCATTGGCTTTTCCGACCGGCTACTGGCTCCCCTTCTGCCTCCTTGGGGCTACCTTGCCCGTCTTCTCTACCTGACGCAGCAGTGACCCACACGGACACTTTGCCATTACAATACTTCCTTCAGGCGCCCCCAGCCACGCGACAGGCCGCCAGACAGTGTCAGTAACGAGCGTGTGAGAGGCGAGGCTCAGGAGGCTGAGTAGGCAGCCCGGACGCAGGCAGGCCTTGCCCAACAGGCATCATTTCCTCGGCTTGGAGTCCTGAGCCCAGGCCAGGAGGTGTGAGGGGGTCCTGCGCCTTGGGGGCCTAAAGGCTTAGTGGCAAGAAATGCCCTTTTAGATAAGAATCGGGGCCACTGTGCGCAGAAGGCCTTGTGGGAGCTGGGCTTTGGCCCCCCAGGGCAGCAGGAGCCCACTGATTTTCCGACGACGGAGGGAAGTCAGCTATTTTAGAAAACCATTTAAACTTCGTGGTAGAGAACAGAGGCACCTAAGACTGGGTTGTTGCCAGTAGTCTGGGGGAGGGGATAGCTGTGATAGTGTAGACAGACGGGAAGCGGCAGACTTTGGCTATATTTAGACAATAATAAGAGAACTTGCTTGAGAGGTGAGATGCGGAGGTGAGGAGTCCAGGATGACTTCTGTTGCCTGTCTGGTGACCAGGCAGATGGGGGTCTCACCCAGCAAGATGAACATAGGGAGAAGCAGGTTtgccggctcctctgtccctgtgtcCATGTTCCTCTGGGCTGGTCCTACagcttcagtcatcatctgctTCAAACCCAAGTGCCAGACCTCTCTCCTGGTATCCCTTAGTGCCTCAGATTCTACCTGGCCCAAACCATGCGCCAACCTCCACCAAAACACATACAGAAATTCAGTTATTCAGCGGAGATTTAATGAGCCCCTACTGTATTTCAGACAGGcaataaaaaaaagtatgtagcatttttttaaaagtaacaaaattCCTAATCTCCCCAGGAAGAAACAATGTACATAAAATACATCAGAAGTCAGAGGGCGACAAGTGCTGTAAGGAAAAATAGAGCAGGGAAAGGAGAATGGTGAGCAGGAGTTGCAATTTTAAAGAGGGTGAACTAGAAAGGCATCACCAAGGTGATGGTTGAGCACAGACCTAAAGAAGGTTGAGGATTAAGCCATGCAGATTGCTAGATGAAGAGTTTTTCAGGTAGAGGGGACAAGGGCAAAGGCCCAGAGGTAGAAGTGTACCTTGTTTGTTCAATTAACCAAAGGCCAGTGTggctgcaatgaaaagaatgaggAGGAAAGAGGTCACAGGAGGCCAGATCACATATGGCCCTGTAGTCCACTAGCTTCTACTGAATGAAAGGCAAAGTGTTGGAGGATTTGGCCAGAGAGGAGACATGAGATTCACATATTGAAAGAGTGGTCCTCAACCCTAGCCACAAGTTCAAATCATCTGGGGTGCTTTAAAAAGTACCtctgggacttccgtggtggtccagtggctaagactctgcgctcccaaagcagagggcccaggtttcattcctggtcaggaaactagatctcacGTGCCTCAACTAACAGTTCAAATGCCacaacttaagatcccacatgctgctacaAAGATAGATGATCccaggtgctgcaactaagacgtATCATGGCTAAATACATATTAAATCTaaacaaatcccatggacagaggagcctggcgagctacagtccatggagtcgtagtcagacacgactgagcaactaaacaacaaaactaaaaaaaccTCTGGCTGGGTCCTACTTCATTTCAATTACATTAGAATATCtgaagtaagggcttccctggtggctcaaacagtaaagaatccacctgcaatgtgggagaccagggttcgattcctgggttgggaaaatcccctagagaagcgcatggcaacccactccagtattcttgcctggagaacctcatggacagaggagcctggtcctcTGTagccccatgggctacagtccatggggtcacaaagagtcagacatgactgagtggctaagcacaagCACACATCTGAAGTGAGGTACAGACATAGGAACCTTTTGAGAATTCAACCGGGAACCCAAGGGAAGTTCTTGCAAAAAGCTAGATGAGATTtgatggtggcttggaccagCTGTCAGGTTAGTAGCAATGGAGGTGGTGAGAAATGGTCAGTTTCAAGTTCTGTATTTGAGCCCAGTGGCTTCTGGGCTGGTCTCTGTTGGTATCCTCGCTGTCCTCTGATTGGTTCTCCAAATCTTTTAAACATGTAAATCAGACTTTAGCACTCTCTCACTTTAAACCTTTCAATGATTTACTGTCGGGCTGCAAATAAATTCTGAGTGCTTCACCACCACTGCCTGCAAGGCCTGCGCTGGCCATGGGAGACCCTCTAATCACTATATGTCAGCCAAGCTGCTTTTGCTCTTTCTCCAATCTGCTCAATTCTCTCCAGCCTCAAGGATTTCAAACTGCTCCATCTCAGCCTGTTTACCAGGTATTCTTTCTGCCAAAAACCACATATCCCCACCACTCTGTGCATGGTTGATTCCAGCCTTAAGGGGCCCTGCTCTGTGAGGCCTTCCTAACTCAAGGGACACACCCAATGGACACACCCTGCCCACTGTTCTGGCCTCCCTATTCTTTTCCTTCAAGAACATAGCACATCTCATAGTGATATATTTGTGTTCAGTTGTCGAATGTCTGTTTCCAGTACTAGATGAAAACCCCACTAGGGAAAAATAATATCTGTCTTGTCCAACCATTTGGTTCCATTTCCTTGTAACATTTGTCTGACACATGACCCAACATTTGATGaacactttaataaaaattagtCCCCTAGATACCATCCAGTCCTCTGCCATGGGTGCTACTCCAGCCTGCTTGGCCACCTTTTCTCACTCCTTTTCTGCCTTAAGAAACTCAGCCCACACTGAGGACTCAGGTGGCCCCATGCCCCTCCCTTCCTATCTCCTTCTCTTTGTTTCCTGTGTTTCAGCCACACAACAGAGCTCTTTTTAAGAATCATCTCAAGCACTGTGAAGTATTTTCTGACTCCCAACACATGATGTTCGGTCTCAGCTTTGAACCCCAAAGTATTTTGTAAGTAATGACACACTTCCCATCCCACCTTGC
The DNA window shown above is from Bos javanicus breed banteng chromosome 19, ARS-OSU_banteng_1.0, whole genome shotgun sequence and carries:
- the TNK1 gene encoding non-receptor tyrosine-protein kinase TNK1 isoform X3 yields the protein MALAWAGLILGGFASGQKETTPPSDSLPSLPEPDGRLKCLIPNRAVCRGELLGSGCFGMVHRGLWTLPSGQTVPVAVKSLRVGPEGPEGTELEDFLREVSVMMNLEHPHVLRLHGLVLGQPLQMVMELAPLGSLHARLTAPAPTPPLALALLCLFLRQVAGAMAYLGARGLVHRDLATRNLLLASPRTIKVADFGLVRPLGGARGRYIMGGPRRIPFAWCAPESLRHGAFSSASDVWMYGVTLWEMFAGGEEPWAGVPPYLILQRLEKDRARLPKPPLCSRALYTLALRCWASHPADRPTFSDLEGLLQEAWPPEGRCVREVMEAGALRMEPGDPITIIEGSPDSTTWKGQNGRTFKVGSFPASAVTLVDPPATRPILRGTPARVERHQRNADGDRGKAKLQDAPQARGQRRNVALQRTKGISKSLESVLSLGPRPTGGGSSPPELRHARTGPQGPPSRSPRLPMATSSSQPSRERPPWPKRESPQSHPIGAPGASKAAIPSGGPLSDPELQRRVMEVELSVHGVTHQECQAALRATGGDVVSAIRNLKVEQLFYLSSWSRADCRRILERYQWDLSAASRYVLARP
- the TNK1 gene encoding non-receptor tyrosine-protein kinase TNK1 isoform X2, coding for MLPEAGSLWLLRLLRDLQLAQFYRPILEELNVTRPEHFDFVRAEDLDGIGMGRPAQRRLAEALKRHRSGLKSKNWVYKILGGFASGQKETTPPSDSLPSLPEPDGRLKCLIPNRAVCRGELLGSGCFGMVHRGLWTLPSGQTVPVAVKSLRVGPEGPEGTELEDFLREVSVMMNLEHPHVLRLHGLVLGQPLQMVMELAPLGSLHARLTAPAPTPPLALALLCLFLRQVAGAMAYLGARGLVHRDLATRNLLLASPRTIKVADFGLVRPLGGARGRYIMGGPRRIPFAWCAPESLRHGAFSSASDVWMYGVTLWEMFAGGEEPWAGVPPYLILQRLEKDRARLPKPPLCSRALYTLALRCWASHPADRPTFSDLEGLLQEAWPPEGRCVREVMEAGALRMEPGDPITIIEGSPDSTTWKGQNGRTFKVGSFPASAVTLVDPPATRPILRGTPARVERHQRNADGDRGKAKLQDAPQARGQRRNVALQRTKGISKSLESVLSLGPRPTGGGSSPPELRHARTGPQGPPSRSPRLPMATSSSQPSRERPPWPKRESPQSHPIGAPGASKAAIPSGGPLSDPELQRRVMEVELSVHGVTHQECQAALRATGGDVVSAIRNLKVEQLFYLSSWSRADCRRILERYQWDLSAASRYVLARP
- the TNK1 gene encoding non-receptor tyrosine-protein kinase TNK1 isoform X1, giving the protein MERCPGSPRPDMLPEAGSLWLLRLLRDLQLAQFYRPILEELNVTRPEHFDFVRAEDLDGIGMGRPAQRRLAEALKRHRSGLKSKNWVYKILGGFASGQKETTPPSDSLPSLPEPDGRLKCLIPNRAVCRGELLGSGCFGMVHRGLWTLPSGQTVPVAVKSLRVGPEGPEGTELEDFLREVSVMMNLEHPHVLRLHGLVLGQPLQMVMELAPLGSLHARLTAPAPTPPLALALLCLFLRQVAGAMAYLGARGLVHRDLATRNLLLASPRTIKVADFGLVRPLGGARGRYIMGGPRRIPFAWCAPESLRHGAFSSASDVWMYGVTLWEMFAGGEEPWAGVPPYLILQRLEKDRARLPKPPLCSRALYTLALRCWASHPADRPTFSDLEGLLQEAWPPEGRCVREVMEAGALRMEPGDPITIIEGSPDSTTWKGQNGRTFKVGSFPASAVTLVDPPATRPILRGTPARVERHQRNADGDRGKAKLQDAPQARGQRRNVALQRTKGISKSLESVLSLGPRPTGGGSSPPELRHARTGPQGPPSRSPRLPMATSSSQPSRERPPWPKRESPQSHPIGAPGASKAAIPSGGPLSDPELQRRVMEVELSVHGVTHQECQAALRATGGDVVSAIRNLKVEQLFYLSSWSRADCRRILERYQWDLSAASRYVLARP